A section of the Acropora muricata isolate sample 2 chromosome 4, ASM3666990v1, whole genome shotgun sequence genome encodes:
- the LOC136914272 gene encoding nanos homolog 1-like, producing the protein MSLSEVMLKTLIPSNFLDSDDEEIKSLTCPPETGDLQRSEFHMFNDYFGLSNLVQRVRQANNDFDYFASENFGVSKLPSRRDRFDSIDSENSSSGSCDSSTDHFGDGPFFSFNSSPLLQGVASKRKDAVVPPSRRIKPSARATAPVSNRGAVCVFCRNNGESEEVYLSHLLKGPDGKTTCPILRAYTCPICKASGDESHTIKYCPQNQQAQANGGQLPKVPRNNRVLPKRSR; encoded by the coding sequence ATGTCGCTGAGCGAAGTGATGCTAAAAACCCTTATTCCCAGCAACTTCTTGGATTCAGACGACGAGGAGATAAAGTCGTTAACCTGTCCTCCCGAGACGGGCGATCTGCAAAGAAGTGAATTCCACATGTTTAATGACTATTTCGGGTTAAGCAATTTGGTGCAAAGAGTCAGGCAAGCGAACAATGATTTTGACTACTTCGCGAGTGAAAATTTTGGAGTCAGCAAATTGCCGTCGAGACGTGACCGATTTGACAGCATTGATTCGGAAAATTCATCATCTGGAAGCTGTGATTCCAGCACAGATCACTTTGGAGATGGGCCTTTCTTCTCATTCAACTCATCCCCTCTTTTGCAAGGTGTAGCCTCCAAGAGGAAAGATGCCGTTGTCCCTCCAAGTCGGCGGATTAAACCGTCTGCAAGAGCTACCGCTCCGGTCTCGAATCGCGGCGCAGTGTGCGTGTTCTGCAGGAACAATGGTGAAAGCGAAGAAGTCTATCTGTCTCATCTGTTGAAAGGCCCAGATGGCAAGACGACATGCCCAATTTTGAGAGCATATACCTGTCCGATTTGCAAGGCAAGCGGTGATGAATCTCACACCATAAAGTATTGTCCCCAAAACCAGCAAGCACAAGCCAATGGCGGTCAATTGCCAAAGGTGCCCAGGAATAATCGCGTCCTTCCCAAAAGGAGCCGATGA
- the LOC136914269 gene encoding shootin-1-like, with protein sequence MADAPNDSVKSEVLETRKELEELDKNYRNLKGLSQRAIGEFEELQEKYQECYQKFKEQEMKYLKAKGDLEKLKEVSNLALSEYENLHGKFEVEQSCRTKAEEFATNMVQQNQQLKRQSQLILSRVEGKIDLGELSSVNGSDDSSLSDNTVLHEEIKDLEGQVEALKRDLRLTKEELVVTQNELSKEKSAHESTTKRLMKNEKQFKQLNRVSVLALEEFNSLQQKYELETHCRFEAEKYAAEVLRQKDVLDQQRKYITETASKDEQLKRAFDEIGALNKKLADQETESEQKIKDLLEEMKDSKDEGYIKVTEEKLQLAEEHIESLEQQLAESEKKVTEATMKVTDLEKRLEDAKKENAYSPIAIVPPPPPPPPPPPPTQLIKKFMNIVGTKKKKGSLKRKPGPKDPLANAMEEMMNRIKTGNMQLRPVRGISTDGNKGDNADAMSDLGNFLKSLKKNPNVENGGPNSPPPSDEQEVAWANIKLRKCSAIEPSRTLDEVNEGENNNQLKMITLRKPRSRSTGDVLDERSGGEATSELKKILMKQKAAAEKEENDGTVDQDKAR encoded by the exons ATGGCGGACGCTCCAAATGACTCTGTCAAATCCGAGGTGCTGGAAACTCGGAAGGAGTTAGAAGAACTTGACAAAAATTATAGAAACCTTAAGGGTTTATCTCAAAGAG CGATCGGTGAATTCGAAGAACTGCAGGAAAAGTACCAAGAATGCTACCAAAAG TTCAAAgaacaagaaatgaaatatttaaagGCAAAAGGGGACTTGGAAAAGCTCAAAGAAG TTTCAAATCTTGCACTGTCTGAGTATGAAAACTTGCACGGAAAGTTTGAGGTGGAGCAGAGCTGTAGGACAAAAGCAGAAGAATTTGCAACCAAC ATGGTTCAACAGAATCAACAGCTGAAGCGACAAAGCCAGCTCATCCTGTCACGTGTGGAAGGAAAGATAGACCTT GGTGAGCTTTCTTCTGTTAATGGATCAGATGACAGTTCTTTAAGTGATAATACAGTTCTTCATGAAGAAATCAAAG ATCTGGAAGGACAAGTGGAGGCCCTAAAAAGGGACTTAAGACTTACCAAAGAGGAATTGGTTGTCACTCAAAATGAG CTTTCTAAAGAGAAGAGTGCTCATGAAAGCACAACGAAGAGACTGATGAAGaatgaaaaacaattcaaaCAGCTGAATAGGG TGTCTGTGCTGGCCTTGGAAGAGTTTAACTCTCTTCAACAGAAGTATGAACTCGAAACGCATTGTCGCTTCGAAGCTGAAAAATACGCAGCAGAG GTTCTGAGACAAAAGGACGTTTTGGATCAACAAAGAAAGTACATCACGGAGACTGCCAGCAAAGATGAACAACTTAAGAGAGCATTTGACGAGATCGGCGCCTTGAACAAGAAACTGGCCGATCAAGAAACCGAATCTGAGCAAAAG ATTAAAGACCTCTtagaagaaatgaaagattCAAAAGACGAAGGTTACATCAAAG TTACTGAAGAGAAACTCCAGCTCGCGGAAGAGCACATTGAATCCCTGGAACAACAACTGGCGGAATCAGAGAAAAAAGTGACTGAAGCGACTATGAAAG TTACAGATTTAGAAAAAAGATTGGAAGATGCAAAGAAGGAAAACGCTTATTCGCCGATAGCAATTGTACCCCCTCCCCCACCGCCGCCGCCACCCCCTCCCCCAACGCAATTGATCAA AAAATTTATGAATATTGttggaacaaagaaaaagaaaggcagtttGAAAAGGAAGCCAG GTCCTAAAGATCCTCTGGCCAACGCCATGGAAGAGATGATGAACAGAATAAAGACTGGAAACATGCAACTCAGGCCTGTTCGAGGC ATTTCTACGGATGGTAACAAAGGAGACAACGCAGACGCCATGTCAGATTTGGGAAATTTTCTG aAATCTTTGAAGAAGAATCCCAACGTTGAAAATGGTGGGCCAAATTCTCCTCCACCAAGTGATGAACAAGAGGTTGCATGGGCAAATATCAAACTGCGAAAATGCAGTGCTATAGAACCAAGCAGGACACTTGATGAGGTAAATGAAGGGGAAAATAACAACCAACTCAAAATGATCACATTACGGAAACCGCGAAGTCGTTCAACGGGGGATGTTCTTGATGAAAGATCTGGGGGCGAGGCAACTTCAGAGCTGAAGAAGATTTTAATGAAACAGAAGGCTGCGGCAGAGAAAG aagaaaatgaCGGGACTGTTGACCAAGACAAAGCAAGATAA
- the LOC136913420 gene encoding beta-1,4-galactosyltransferase galt-1-like, producing MLFNAIEITQRKSGNDFLRGQGLTVTARLKHNRYSSMSKSKDQVYQFALNGEGEIGKGHRRLRRGRRCARTKQQETSRFRELSKGILVFSVWYDNRKTQPFIRILLLMYRNDPPPSLTCSFQIASKQTILTTEAVFYEHNENHHDRYGGFVASCIVPREVETMPCSIKVSIKSTNKAQIVRKKSLTFPVSSTDRLENTVGGKYGICVPPLHGDISVDRLVEFIELTRILGASHFTFYDLAINEEMRKALSQYETKGLVSVLEWNLPEYTRNKLHYFGQVVSILDCLYRSMRDKSFVAFHDLDEFIVPLQHDNINSLLNEIHKDYHCGHCFESVVFDPSKDSESPNVLSRDRLVTQRIFYRTSQMTPYWTKCIVDPRKIFEQGIHHISKPLEEFYQAEKVDWNIARVFHYRKCQDSHALMQLKCSAKFEVDKTMRRFGEKLTINFKIASNATNRRNS from the coding sequence atgctctttaatgCCATTGAAATTACACAAAGGAAATCGGGCAATGATTTTCTTCGTGGCCAAGGTTTAACAGTGACTGCAAGGTTGAAGCATAACAGATATTCCTCGATGTCAAAGTCGAAAGATCAAGTTTACCAGTTTGCTTTGAACGGCGAGGGAGAAATAGGCAAAGGACATCGCCGGCTCCGGCGAGGACGTCGCTGTGCTAGAACTAAACAGCAGGAAACGTCAAGATTTCGCGAGCTAAGCAAGGGAATTCTAGTTTTCTCGGTTTGGTATGATAATCGGAAAACACAGCCTTTTATCCGAATATTGCTGTTGATGTATAGGAATGATCCTCCCCCTTCACTTACTTGTTCGTTCCAAATCGCgtcaaaacaaacaattttgaCCACTGAGGCTGTCTTTTATGAACACAACGAAAACCACCACGACCGATATGGAGGCTTTGTAGCTTCGTGCATTGTTCCACGAGAGGTTGAAACAATGCCGTGCTCCATAAAAGTCTCAATCAAATCTACAAACAAGGCACAAATTGTAAGAAAGAAGTCCTTGACTTTTCCAGTAAGTAGTACTGATCGTCTAGAGAACACTGTCGGCGGTAAATACGGGATTTGTGTTCCGCCTCTTCATGGTGACATTTCAGTGGACAGACTTGTCGAGTTTATCGAGTTGACAAGGATTTTAGGAGCCTCGCATTTCACATTTTATGATCTTGCGATAAACGAGGAAATGCGCAAAGCATTGAGTCAATACGAAACCAAGGGATTAGTAAGTGTTCTTGAGTGGAATTTACCGGAATATACTCGCAATAAATTGCACTACTTTGGTCAAGTTGTGTCAATACTGGATTGTTTATACCGTTCGATGAGAGATAAGAGCTTTGTAGCTTTTCATGATTTGGACGAGTTTATTGTTCCTTTACAACATGATAACATCAACTCATTGTTGAACGAAATCCATAAAGATTATCACTGTGGGCATTGTTTTGAAAGCGTAGTCTTTGATCCATCCAAGGATTCCGAGTCGCCTAATGTTTTATCACGCGATCGTTTGGTGACTCAACGAATTTTTTACCGCACAAGTCAAATGACTCCATACTGGACCAAATGTATAGTTGACCCCCGCAAGATTTTCGAACAAGGAATACATCACATTAGCAAACCTCTGGAAGAATTTTATCAAGCTGAGAAAGTAGACTGGAACATCGCTCGCGTTTTTCATTACAGAAAATGTCAGGATTCGCATGCGTTGATGCAGTTAAAATGCTCTGCCAAGTTTGAAGTTGACAAAACTATGAGAAGGTTTGGAGAGAAGCTGACGATTAATTTTAAGATTGCATCAAATGCCACAAATAGGCGTAACTCCTAG